The following are from one region of the Jatrophihabitans telluris genome:
- a CDS encoding polysaccharide deacetylase family protein, with amino-acid sequence MADLGFGRHLNALTEGHFLRVVNYHNTPPSQAGALRAELSALAETFDTITLADLDGFFATGRWPTSRPVFVPVFYEGYRNSATVAAPILDDLGLTGVFPICTGFVDCPPAEQEFYARSHWIGLVPEEIGQDRLAMTWDEIGELSVRHLVTPHTASHVGINDVSSDDTDDFWREVVQPKQRMDAVTGQSAPAFAWLHGTSFGVSAPHDEALIAAGYRYLIGNTLIHRIG; translated from the coding sequence ATGGCTGACCTGGGCTTCGGCCGCCACCTGAACGCCCTGACCGAAGGCCATTTCTTGCGGGTCGTCAACTACCACAACACCCCGCCTTCCCAGGCCGGCGCACTGCGGGCGGAATTGTCAGCCCTGGCCGAGACCTTCGACACGATCACCCTCGCCGATCTGGACGGCTTCTTCGCGACCGGCCGCTGGCCGACGTCGCGCCCGGTATTCGTCCCGGTCTTCTACGAGGGCTACCGGAACTCCGCGACCGTGGCAGCGCCCATCCTCGATGATCTCGGCCTGACCGGGGTGTTCCCGATCTGCACGGGCTTCGTCGACTGCCCACCCGCCGAGCAGGAGTTCTACGCCCGCTCGCACTGGATCGGGCTGGTGCCCGAGGAGATCGGGCAGGACCGGCTGGCCATGACCTGGGATGAGATCGGTGAGCTCTCGGTACGGCACCTGGTCACCCCGCATACCGCCTCCCACGTCGGCATCAACGACGTTTCCTCCGACGACACCGATGACTTCTGGCGCGAGGTAGTCCAGCCCAAGCAGCGGATGGACGCCGTGACCGGTCAGTCCGCGCCGGCTTTCGCCTGGCTCCACGGGACATCCTTCGGGGTGTCGGCACCCCACGACGAGGCGCTGATAGCCGCCGGATACCGCTACCTCATCGGCAACACCCTGATTCACCGGATTGGATGA
- a CDS encoding DeoR/GlpR family DNA-binding transcription regulator: MLSHERKREVLRHLRSHGIGQVNELAEAIGVSASTIRRDLKEMDSQGLLTRVHGGASLIENDLEVAHMARQSEHSAQKRRIGEAATSLVKDNSTILITGGTTTEAMLPFLHGRDGLTVLTNGLNVAVQLSRQANITVVVLGGILRHAEMSLLGPLAEHAMEEFRVDTAFTGTYGLDASVGLTGASVHEASTDRKLLEGVGSLVVLADSTKFTQRGPVRLASVEQIDVVITDSGAPSSAVHELRAGGVDVRLV, encoded by the coding sequence ATGCTGAGTCATGAGCGCAAGCGTGAGGTGCTGAGGCATCTGCGTTCGCACGGCATCGGTCAGGTGAACGAGCTGGCCGAGGCCATCGGCGTCAGCGCGTCCACCATCCGCCGCGATCTGAAGGAAATGGATTCCCAAGGGCTGCTCACCCGGGTGCACGGCGGCGCGAGCCTGATCGAGAACGACCTCGAGGTCGCCCACATGGCTCGCCAGAGCGAGCACTCGGCGCAGAAGCGGCGCATCGGTGAAGCGGCGACCAGTCTGGTCAAGGACAACTCGACGATCCTGATCACGGGCGGGACGACGACCGAGGCCATGCTGCCGTTCCTGCACGGGCGCGACGGCCTGACGGTGCTGACCAACGGGCTCAACGTGGCGGTACAGCTGTCCCGGCAGGCCAACATCACCGTGGTCGTGCTGGGCGGGATCCTGCGGCACGCGGAGATGTCGCTGCTCGGCCCGCTGGCCGAGCACGCGATGGAGGAATTCCGGGTGGACACGGCGTTCACCGGCACCTACGGACTGGATGCCTCGGTCGGTCTCACCGGGGCATCGGTGCACGAGGCCAGCACGGACCGCAAGCTGTTGGAGGGCGTCGGGTCGCTGGTGGTGCTGGCCGACAGCACCAAGTTCACCCAGCGCGGCCCCGTCCGCCTCGCCAGCGTCGAGCAGATCGACGTGGTGATCACCGATTCGGGGGCACCGTCGAGCGCCGTGCACGAACTGCGCGCCGGCGGGGTCGACGTCCGTCTGGTCTGA
- a CDS encoding D-2-hydroxyacid dehydrogenase: MSRAAFTGRARINYLSTLAFDEDFLKRIASCCQDVEVRQWTCDHDSEIPDEVWAQVDVLHTSTVFCHPRQAPRLRWVQLDTSGVDHLQALPIWAHPAGQQISLTTIGGVSPVPLAEYVLWSILGTAHRLPALLQARSGHDWPTPEDRWQRMLPAPVRGATVGVVGYGRIGREIGRLAQAFGMHVLGVSRTAGRRVAGADEFYGAAPLETSPAAVELFAPEQLSEVARRSDYLVVVVPLTAATRDLVSAEVLDVLKDQAVLINVARGGIVDESALRAGLRSGRIRAAVLDVFDDEPLAADNSWWDEPNVFVTPHVSGLAPDYSAQVLDIVCENLRRFDAGRPLLNLVDRVQGY, encoded by the coding sequence ATGAGCCGTGCCGCGTTCACCGGCCGGGCGCGGATCAACTACCTGTCCACGCTTGCCTTCGACGAGGATTTCCTGAAACGGATCGCGAGCTGTTGCCAGGACGTCGAGGTCCGGCAGTGGACCTGCGATCACGACAGCGAGATCCCGGACGAGGTCTGGGCCCAGGTTGACGTGCTGCACACGTCCACGGTGTTCTGCCACCCCCGACAGGCGCCCCGGCTGCGCTGGGTGCAACTGGACACCTCCGGCGTCGATCACCTGCAGGCCCTGCCGATCTGGGCCCACCCGGCCGGTCAGCAGATCTCGCTCACGACGATCGGCGGAGTCTCACCGGTACCGCTGGCCGAGTACGTGCTCTGGTCGATCCTGGGCACCGCGCACCGGCTGCCCGCGCTGCTGCAGGCGCGGTCCGGGCACGACTGGCCCACACCCGAGGACCGTTGGCAGCGGATGCTTCCGGCCCCAGTGCGCGGCGCGACCGTCGGCGTCGTCGGTTACGGCCGGATCGGTCGCGAGATCGGCCGGCTGGCGCAGGCCTTCGGCATGCACGTCCTCGGGGTCAGCCGGACCGCGGGGCGGCGCGTCGCCGGTGCCGATGAGTTCTACGGCGCCGCCCCGCTCGAGACGAGTCCTGCCGCCGTGGAGTTGTTCGCGCCGGAGCAGCTGAGCGAGGTCGCCCGCCGCTCGGACTATCTGGTCGTGGTCGTGCCCTTGACCGCAGCCACCCGCGATCTCGTCTCGGCCGAGGTGCTCGACGTCCTCAAGGACCAGGCGGTGCTCATCAACGTGGCCCGCGGCGGGATCGTCGACGAGTCAGCGCTGCGTGCGGGGTTGCGCAGCGGGCGGATCCGCGCCGCCGTGCTGGACGTCTTCGACGATGAGCCGTTGGCCGCCGACAACTCCTGGTGGGACGAGCCGAACGTGTTCGTGACTCCGCATGTGAGCGGACTTGCGCCCGACTACTCTGCTCAGGTGCTAGACATCGTGTGCGAGAACCTGCGTCGCTTCGACGCCGGGCGCCCGTTGCTGAACCTGGTCGATCGAGTGCAGGGATACTGA
- a CDS encoding carbohydrate ABC transporter permease: MATTMLASTSPRSDRVMRKRARGRFYWLRFALALVIALVMLFPLYWMLLTAVSTKADLYRSGLHLWPAHFTLDNFRDPIRNFPVTRWFRNSLVIAVLVTVITVLVNLLAGFAFAKLNFRGKNPIFLLLLSTMMIPIQAIMVAQFKLVVKLNMFGSIWAVILPSSASVFGIFLARQFFIAIPDELLEAARCDGAGIFRTFRSIVLPLCRPLVAVLTLMTFMYEWNDFTWPLIVFFSDNQKFTVPIGLVTDIKGQYTTNYGAIMAMSLLMALPMVVLFVAFQKYFVQGLARSGIK; the protein is encoded by the coding sequence ATGGCAACGACGATGCTGGCCTCCACCAGCCCCCGCAGCGATCGAGTGATGCGCAAGCGGGCTCGCGGTCGCTTCTACTGGCTGCGGTTCGCGCTGGCCCTGGTGATCGCCCTGGTCATGCTGTTCCCGCTGTACTGGATGCTGCTGACGGCCGTGTCCACGAAGGCCGATCTCTACCGCAGCGGCCTGCATCTGTGGCCGGCGCATTTCACGCTGGACAACTTCCGTGACCCGATCCGCAACTTCCCGGTGACCCGCTGGTTCCGCAACTCCCTCGTCATCGCGGTGCTCGTCACGGTGATCACCGTGCTGGTGAACCTGCTCGCCGGTTTCGCCTTCGCCAAGCTGAACTTCCGCGGCAAGAACCCGATCTTCCTGTTGTTGCTGTCGACCATGATGATCCCCATCCAGGCGATCATGGTGGCCCAGTTCAAGCTCGTCGTGAAGCTGAACATGTTCGGCAGCATCTGGGCGGTCATCCTGCCCAGCAGCGCATCGGTGTTCGGTATCTTCCTGGCCCGGCAGTTCTTCATCGCGATCCCCGACGAACTGCTCGAAGCGGCCCGCTGCGACGGCGCCGGTATCTTTCGCACCTTCCGCTCGATCGTCCTGCCGCTGTGCCGGCCACTGGTCGCGGTACTCACCCTGATGACTTTCATGTACGAGTGGAACGACTTCACCTGGCCTCTGATCGTGTTCTTCTCCGACAACCAGAAGTTCACCGTGCCGATCGGCCTGGTCACCGACATCAAGGGCCAGTACACCACCAACTACGGAGCGATCATGGCCATGAGCCTGTTGATGGCCCTGCCGATGGTGGTCCTGTTCGTCGCCTTCCAGAAGTACTTCGTCCAAGGCCTCGCCCGCTCGGGTATCAAATGA
- a CDS encoding carbohydrate ABC transporter permease, whose product MSSSPSLVTELPAEALQGSAGLRPRRRRAVTSRGHGPTAGAFLLPNLVLVAVFLLLPLVWAFWLSMQKIGSLGPSQFLGINNYVDIIRDSVFWEALWNTALFTLLTVPVGMAVGLGMAILLNGVLPGRKLIRSIIFLPLVISGVSSGLIGAWMFDQYSGFVNNFLHALGINGPDWQSNGKWAMVSLVLVTLWIRVGFDMIIYLAGLQGVDPEYHDAAMVDGASAWQRFRAITLPLLGPSTFFLLIMNLIYSFQVFDTVYAMTNGGPNYSTTTLVTYAYKVGFDEHGSGELGYAAAIGVVIYLITLVITALNWRLSRNRDLAS is encoded by the coding sequence ATGAGTTCATCGCCTTCGCTGGTCACCGAACTACCGGCCGAAGCGCTGCAAGGCAGTGCCGGGCTCCGGCCCCGGCGCCGACGGGCCGTGACCAGCCGAGGTCACGGCCCGACGGCAGGCGCGTTTCTGCTGCCGAACCTGGTGCTGGTCGCCGTCTTCCTGCTGCTGCCGCTGGTCTGGGCCTTCTGGCTGTCCATGCAGAAGATCGGCTCCCTCGGGCCCTCCCAGTTCCTCGGGATCAACAACTACGTCGACATCATCCGCGACTCGGTCTTCTGGGAAGCGCTGTGGAACACCGCGCTCTTCACGTTGCTCACCGTCCCGGTGGGCATGGCGGTGGGCTTGGGCATGGCGATCCTGCTCAACGGCGTGCTGCCCGGACGCAAGCTGATCCGATCGATCATCTTCCTGCCCCTGGTCATCTCCGGCGTCTCGTCCGGCCTGATCGGCGCCTGGATGTTCGATCAGTACTCCGGCTTCGTCAACAACTTCCTGCACGCCCTGGGCATCAACGGTCCGGACTGGCAGTCCAACGGCAAGTGGGCGATGGTCTCGCTCGTCCTGGTCACGCTGTGGATCCGGGTCGGGTTCGACATGATCATCTACCTGGCCGGCCTGCAGGGTGTCGACCCGGAGTACCACGACGCCGCCATGGTCGACGGTGCCTCGGCGTGGCAGCGGTTCCGCGCCATCACGCTCCCACTGCTCGGGCCGTCGACGTTCTTCCTGCTGATCATGAACCTGATCTACTCGTTCCAGGTCTTCGACACCGTCTACGCCATGACCAACGGCGGTCCGAACTACAGCACCACCACCCTGGTCACCTACGCCTACAAGGTCGGTTTCGATGAGCACGGATCGGGCGAACTCGGGTACGCGGCGGCGATCGGCGTGGTGATCTATCTGATAACGCTGGTGATCACCGCCCTGAACTGGCGGCTGTCCCGTAACCGCGACCTGGCCAGTTAG
- a CDS encoding ABC transporter substrate-binding protein, with the protein MDLSRRGFLAGSAGAATLLGLSACTSVHSNSGTTDATVKASGSTGAKSSLGPQTGQLTFAFWGGSTGETAGFNYVKQKFEAANPGAKITLKVVPYDGFFAGIDRGIQAGNAPDIFRVDYTTMGKYSSAGALMDLTQYFSSSDIDAFLPALWDAIKYQNIPFGVPHQTDCTAIVYDKDAFASAGITSVPDSLANAWSWDEFSQVATKLRSALPASKFPFAYDWTKAGAYRWLSFLYQAGGSLLTPDLKKSALPSAAGTKALDFTKSFFTNKWVPASNTIKGAKYSDEFFLGKTVPMTFIGDFLVPEIADPKSGYKGNWGVTFMPKDTAAATDLGGNAIVANKATKNPDLAAAFLKFIVSEDSMKYFCEQAIELPTLKSLASSSLSYATAPDAVKVFAQQATTLSQTITTETSVPAFSKINTLLQDQLELAFNGQATAKTLQAIADGVNTSIGS; encoded by the coding sequence ATGGATCTGTCACGGCGCGGTTTTCTGGCCGGCTCTGCGGGAGCTGCCACGCTGCTCGGGCTGAGTGCCTGTACCTCCGTCCACTCCAACTCGGGTACCACCGACGCCACCGTCAAGGCGAGTGGCTCGACCGGTGCCAAGTCGAGCCTCGGCCCGCAGACCGGGCAACTCACCTTCGCCTTCTGGGGTGGCAGCACCGGCGAGACGGCCGGCTTCAACTACGTCAAGCAGAAGTTCGAGGCCGCCAACCCGGGCGCCAAGATCACCCTCAAGGTCGTCCCCTACGACGGTTTCTTCGCCGGTATCGACCGGGGCATCCAGGCCGGCAACGCACCCGACATCTTCCGGGTCGACTACACCACGATGGGCAAGTACTCCTCCGCGGGTGCGTTGATGGACCTGACCCAGTACTTCAGCTCCAGCGACATCGATGCCTTTCTCCCCGCCCTGTGGGACGCCATCAAGTACCAGAACATCCCGTTCGGCGTGCCGCATCAGACCGACTGCACCGCGATCGTCTACGACAAGGACGCCTTCGCCAGCGCCGGCATCACCTCGGTCCCCGACAGCCTCGCCAACGCCTGGAGCTGGGACGAGTTCTCCCAGGTCGCGACGAAGCTCCGTTCTGCCCTGCCGGCCAGCAAGTTCCCCTTCGCCTACGACTGGACCAAGGCCGGGGCCTACCGATGGCTGAGCTTCCTCTACCAGGCGGGCGGTTCGCTGCTGACCCCAGACCTGAAGAAGTCCGCCCTGCCCAGCGCGGCGGGCACGAAAGCACTGGACTTCACCAAGAGCTTCTTCACCAACAAGTGGGTGCCGGCGTCCAACACCATCAAGGGCGCGAAGTACTCCGACGAGTTCTTCCTCGGCAAGACCGTGCCCATGACCTTCATCGGCGACTTCCTGGTGCCGGAGATCGCCGACCCCAAGAGCGGCTACAAGGGCAACTGGGGCGTCACGTTCATGCCGAAGGACACCGCCGCCGCAACCGACCTCGGCGGCAACGCGATCGTGGCGAACAAGGCGACCAAGAACCCCGATCTGGCTGCGGCTTTCCTGAAGTTCATCGTGTCCGAAGATTCGATGAAGTACTTCTGCGAGCAGGCCATCGAGCTGCCGACGCTGAAGTCCCTGGCCTCGTCCTCGCTGAGCTACGCCACCGCCCCGGACGCGGTGAAAGTGTTTGCCCAGCAGGCGACCACGCTGTCGCAGACCATCACCACCGAGACGTCGGTGCCCGCCTTCAGCAAGATCAACACCCTGCTGCAGGACCAGCTCGAGCTCGCCTTCAACGGGCAGGCCACCGCCAAGACGCTGCAGGCCATCGCTGACGGCGTAAACACCTCCATCGGCAGCTAG
- a CDS encoding carbohydrate kinase family protein, whose translation MTSIDSDVPAEVPVEVPVEVLVLAELNPDLLLSAPSATVSFGQVETELSDSRLTLGSSGAITAAALAALGVPVGLCATVGDDEFGRGAVTMLRAAGVDASAVIVRPELRTGITVVVNAPGGDRALLTYPGAMAALAAGDVPPAALARARHVHVSSIFLQHALRPGLAALLKDLRDRGVSTSLDTGWDPAQRWDDIAELLAHLSLLLPNAAELEQLCARLDIEATPGSPDWFVEPARALARRGPTVAVKLGGNGGYVTDGTAEGSWQICTEPLEPVDTTGAGDNFNAGYLSGLLAGAAPADCLAAAIAAGRVSVTGHGGTGRLLTPAERDAEVARLSPTAHRP comes from the coding sequence GTGACATCGATCGACTCCGACGTGCCGGCAGAGGTGCCAGTAGAGGTGCCGGTAGAGGTGCTGGTGCTGGCCGAGCTCAACCCGGACCTGTTGCTCAGCGCGCCGTCGGCGACGGTGTCCTTCGGCCAGGTCGAGACCGAACTCAGCGACAGCCGTCTGACTCTGGGCAGTTCGGGAGCGATCACCGCCGCCGCGCTGGCCGCTCTCGGTGTGCCGGTCGGGCTCTGTGCCACGGTCGGTGACGACGAGTTCGGCCGCGGGGCCGTCACGATGTTGCGCGCAGCCGGCGTGGACGCGTCCGCGGTGATCGTGCGACCTGAACTGCGCACCGGTATCACGGTCGTCGTCAACGCCCCGGGCGGCGATCGGGCCCTGCTCACCTACCCCGGCGCCATGGCCGCGCTGGCCGCCGGCGACGTACCCCCCGCGGCCCTTGCCCGCGCTCGACACGTCCACGTGAGTTCGATCTTCCTCCAGCACGCGCTACGGCCGGGGTTGGCCGCGCTGTTGAAGGACCTGCGCGATCGCGGCGTGAGCACGTCCCTGGACACCGGCTGGGACCCCGCCCAACGCTGGGACGACATCGCCGAGCTGCTGGCGCACCTGTCGCTGTTGCTGCCCAACGCCGCCGAGCTCGAGCAGCTGTGCGCGCGGCTGGACATCGAGGCCACGCCCGGCTCGCCCGACTGGTTCGTCGAGCCGGCGCGGGCGCTGGCCCGACGTGGGCCCACGGTCGCCGTCAAGCTCGGCGGCAACGGTGGGTACGTCACCGACGGCACTGCCGAGGGCAGCTGGCAGATCTGCACCGAGCCGCTCGAACCGGTGGACACCACCGGCGCCGGGGACAACTTCAACGCCGGCTACCTCAGTGGCCTGCTCGCCGGTGCCGCCCCTGCCGACTGCCTGGCCGCGGCGATCGCGGCCGGCCGGGTGTCGGTCACCGGTCACGGCGGCACCGGCCGCCTGCTGACCCCCGCCGAGCGGGACGCCGAAGTGGCGCGCCTGTCCCCGACTGCCCACCGCCCGTAA
- a CDS encoding SIS domain-containing protein, whose translation MTESATYAENTLREIFSQPETWARALAQVAAGVPLPADGEKILFLGCGTSYYIGEAYARLRNALGKGQTRAFVPTELSYVEPDETVIVLSRSGTTSDVISLAKDLRSQGHRVVGIVGTPQTPMIDVCDDVIMMAYADEVSVVQTRFASTAFTLLRASLQRELGYLPEQAAQALTRDLPDTPEHVVFLGTGFSLGLAHEAALKCLESSGMWAEAYAVMEYQHGPISAAGPGTVVWPLVPVPDSVSDGVLATGARLVIPTLDPQAELVSIHRLAVAMAAAAGRNPDVPPYLSRSVQLD comes from the coding sequence ATGACCGAGAGCGCCACCTATGCGGAGAACACGCTGCGTGAGATCTTCAGCCAGCCCGAGACGTGGGCCCGGGCACTCGCGCAGGTCGCCGCGGGCGTACCGCTGCCCGCCGACGGGGAGAAGATCCTGTTCCTGGGCTGCGGGACCTCGTACTACATCGGCGAGGCCTACGCCCGCCTGCGCAACGCCCTCGGCAAGGGCCAGACCCGGGCTTTCGTCCCCACCGAGCTTTCCTATGTGGAACCGGACGAAACCGTGATCGTGCTGTCCCGCTCGGGCACCACCAGCGACGTGATCAGCCTGGCCAAGGACCTGCGCTCCCAGGGCCACCGCGTGGTCGGCATCGTCGGGACTCCGCAGACGCCGATGATCGACGTGTGCGACGACGTGATCATGATGGCCTACGCCGACGAAGTGTCCGTCGTCCAGACCCGCTTCGCCTCGACGGCGTTCACGCTGCTGCGCGCCAGCCTGCAGCGGGAGTTGGGCTACCTGCCCGAGCAGGCGGCCCAGGCCCTGACCCGCGACCTGCCCGACACTCCCGAACACGTCGTCTTTCTCGGCACCGGATTCTCTCTCGGCCTGGCCCACGAGGCCGCGCTGAAATGCCTGGAATCATCGGGCATGTGGGCCGAGGCCTACGCGGTGATGGAGTACCAGCACGGTCCCATCTCCGCCGCCGGACCCGGGACCGTCGTGTGGCCGCTGGTCCCGGTCCCGGACTCGGTCTCCGACGGGGTCCTGGCCACCGGCGCGCGGCTGGTGATCCCGACTCTGGACCCGCAGGCGGAACTCGTCTCCATCCACCGCCTGGCGGTGGCGATGGCGGCCGCGGCGGGCCGCAATCCCGACGTGCCCCCGTACCTGTCGCGCTCGGTCCAGCTGGACTGA
- a CDS encoding sensor histidine kinase, with protein MRPSAWTLRTRLSLLLAALLLIACAGVGGASTVALRSFLLHRLDQQLDAAGNRYAIALEHSDQGADNAETSTIGQSAGTLGARVSAGTVTAAGVVPDANANINPNANATINPNANPNINPNANPSVNATVSAADRARLLTVAATTGRRSVAFPDLGHYRVLVLNGRDGDVLITGLPETGVHQTVAHVLLVETAVFAVVVVLVAGLGSLAVGSTLRPLRRMTATAGRIATLPLAGDPQLPERVEAPDDRTEIGTLALAVNHMLDHVEQSLNERHRSEERLRQFVADASHELRTPVAVIHSHSELIAQQSGPLPGQVSASLERIAAESTRMARLVDELLLLARLDAGQPLAQVDVDVSRLVLETVEDARLTDPTHRFDLSLPPEPLSVTGDPDRLRQVLVNLVGNARHHTPAGTRVTVSGRADSDGVLLEVHDDGPGIPQHLLPTVTQRFVRADKGRSRARGVPVADGASSGLGLAIVSGVVSAHRGRLSLDSRADGTTVRVWLPGPANP; from the coding sequence GTGCGCCCCTCGGCCTGGACGCTGCGCACCCGCCTCAGCCTGCTGCTGGCCGCGCTGCTGTTGATCGCCTGCGCGGGAGTCGGTGGCGCGAGCACGGTGGCGCTTCGTTCGTTCCTGTTGCATCGGCTCGATCAGCAGCTGGACGCGGCCGGAAACCGTTACGCCATCGCGTTGGAGCACAGTGACCAGGGTGCGGACAACGCCGAGACCTCGACGATCGGGCAGTCGGCCGGGACGCTCGGAGCGAGGGTATCCGCCGGGACCGTGACGGCCGCCGGGGTCGTACCCGACGCCAACGCCAACATCAACCCCAACGCCAACGCCACCATCAACCCCAACGCCAACCCGAACATCAATCCCAACGCCAACCCCAGCGTGAACGCGACGGTGTCCGCGGCCGACAGGGCCCGCCTGCTCACCGTGGCCGCGACCACCGGCCGGCGTTCGGTCGCCTTCCCGGACCTTGGCCACTACCGGGTGCTGGTTCTCAACGGCCGCGACGGCGACGTGCTGATCACCGGGCTCCCCGAGACCGGGGTGCACCAGACCGTCGCGCACGTCCTCCTCGTGGAAACCGCGGTCTTCGCCGTTGTCGTGGTGCTGGTCGCCGGTCTGGGTTCGCTGGCGGTCGGCTCGACGCTGCGGCCCCTACGGCGAATGACCGCCACGGCAGGCCGGATCGCGACGCTGCCGCTCGCCGGCGACCCGCAATTACCCGAGCGCGTCGAGGCCCCGGACGATCGCACCGAGATCGGGACGTTGGCGTTGGCCGTCAACCACATGCTCGACCACGTCGAGCAGTCCTTGAACGAACGGCATCGCAGCGAGGAGCGGCTGCGCCAGTTCGTGGCCGACGCCAGCCACGAGCTTCGGACCCCCGTCGCCGTCATCCACAGCCACAGCGAGCTGATCGCGCAGCAGTCCGGCCCCCTTCCGGGGCAGGTGAGCGCGTCGCTGGAGCGGATCGCGGCCGAGTCCACGCGGATGGCGCGCCTGGTGGACGAGCTGTTGCTGCTGGCGCGACTGGACGCCGGGCAGCCGCTGGCCCAGGTGGACGTCGACGTCAGCCGCCTGGTGCTGGAGACCGTGGAGGACGCCCGTCTGACCGATCCGACCCATCGCTTCGATCTGTCGTTGCCGCCGGAGCCTTTGTCGGTAACCGGCGATCCGGATCGACTACGCCAGGTCCTGGTCAACCTGGTGGGCAACGCCCGCCATCACACCCCGGCAGGTACGCGCGTGACGGTGTCGGGACGGGCCGACTCCGACGGTGTCCTGCTGGAGGTGCACGACGACGGACCGGGTATCCCGCAACACCTGCTGCCCACGGTGACGCAGCGTTTCGTTCGCGCCGACAAGGGACGTAGCCGTGCCCGCGGCGTGCCCGTCGCCGACGGCGCCTCGTCCGGGCTGGGGTTGGCCATCGTCAGCGGGGTGGTCAGCGCGCACCGCGGGCGACTGTCGCTGGACAGCCGAGCGGATGGGACCACCGTCCGGGTGTGGCTGCCCGGTCCGGCTAACCCGTGA
- a CDS encoding response regulator transcription factor — protein MTTPSGTLPSGTLHRPDGGPPRALVVDDEPGITDALVSALRFDGFEVRGALAGADGLRIAEQFLPDLVVLDMMLPDLDGLEVLRRLRLGSEHVCVLFLTARDGVADRIAGISAGADDYVTKPFSLQEVLVRARALVRRAGLARSRDGNRIVVGDLVIDEDAHEVRRGANLLELTATEFALLTYLARNPRRVLSKAQILDQVWDYDFGGQGHVVELYVSYLRKKLDLGRPPMIHTVRGVGYVLKPATD, from the coding sequence TTGACGACACCGTCGGGAACCCTGCCCTCGGGGACGCTGCACCGGCCGGACGGCGGGCCGCCGCGAGCGCTGGTGGTCGATGACGAGCCCGGCATCACGGACGCGCTGGTCAGCGCACTGCGCTTCGACGGCTTCGAGGTCCGTGGCGCATTGGCGGGCGCGGACGGCCTGCGCATCGCCGAGCAGTTCCTGCCGGACCTGGTGGTCCTCGACATGATGCTGCCCGACCTGGACGGGCTGGAGGTGCTGCGGCGGCTCAGGCTCGGGTCCGAGCACGTCTGCGTCCTCTTCCTCACCGCGCGGGACGGGGTCGCGGACCGCATCGCGGGAATCTCGGCCGGGGCCGACGACTACGTGACGAAGCCGTTCAGCCTGCAGGAGGTCCTCGTCCGGGCCCGGGCACTGGTGCGCAGGGCGGGCCTGGCGCGTTCGCGGGACGGCAACCGGATCGTCGTGGGTGACCTGGTCATCGACGAGGACGCGCACGAGGTTCGACGCGGTGCGAACCTGCTCGAACTCACCGCGACGGAGTTCGCCCTGCTGACCTACCTCGCTCGCAATCCGAGGAGGGTGCTGTCGAAGGCCCAGATCCTCGATCAGGTCTGGGATTACGACTTCGGTGGGCAGGGCCACGTCGTGGAGTTGTACGTCAGCTATCTGCGAAAGAAGCTCGACCTGGGACGCCCGCCCATGATCCACACCGTGAGAGGCGTCGGGTACGTCCTCAAACCGGCGACGGACTGA